Proteins encoded together in one Tautonia rosea window:
- a CDS encoding DUF1501 domain-containing protein has translation MISMLGSPKRCCDGVTRREALRAGAMTLGAGLGLGLPEFLRAEEASGSNRGKARSVIVLYLLGGAATQDMVDMKPEAPSGVRGEFRPIATSVPGLEVCEHLPLTARWAHRLAVVRSMTHSAGCHNPLPSYTGWEVIPPDIVSTSETYPPSMGSVVESLRKEERALPDYVYIPNYLGWGQSIRRPGPYAGFLGKRFDPLCSECDPHLDDGTPEERPWYPQVLRGVPSIPNATTAEGITLDRLDRRRGLLQQFEGQLRHNQMQVSYDQYDRSQRRAFDLLTSEQARRTFDLSDVDPIRVDRYGRTLFGNSALIASKLVEAGVRFVNVTWDLYWERLRLQHDGWDTHGRNFAILKDYNLPFFDLAFSALLEDLEARGLLDETLVVVMSEMGRTPKINGNAGRDHWTYCYSVTLAGAGIQGGTVYGASDSQAAFVKDLPVRPADLCATIYHCLGIDPEMTVADRTGRPVPIAQGGRPITGILA, from the coding sequence ATGATCTCGATGCTCGGCAGTCCGAAACGGTGCTGCGATGGGGTCACACGCCGCGAGGCGTTGCGGGCCGGGGCGATGACGCTTGGGGCTGGGCTCGGGCTCGGGCTGCCGGAGTTCCTCCGGGCCGAGGAGGCCTCTGGATCGAATCGAGGCAAGGCCAGGAGTGTGATCGTTCTTTACTTGCTGGGAGGCGCGGCGACGCAGGACATGGTGGACATGAAGCCTGAGGCGCCGTCCGGAGTGCGGGGCGAGTTTCGGCCAATCGCCACCAGTGTGCCCGGCCTGGAAGTCTGCGAGCACCTGCCACTGACGGCACGCTGGGCTCATCGTCTGGCAGTCGTGCGATCGATGACCCATAGCGCGGGGTGTCACAACCCGCTGCCGAGCTACACCGGCTGGGAGGTGATCCCGCCCGACATTGTCTCGACAAGCGAGACGTACCCGCCGAGCATGGGATCGGTGGTCGAGTCGCTTCGAAAGGAGGAACGGGCACTTCCTGATTATGTCTATATCCCTAATTATCTTGGATGGGGCCAGTCGATCCGGAGGCCGGGGCCCTATGCTGGCTTCCTTGGCAAGCGGTTCGACCCGCTTTGCTCTGAGTGCGATCCACACCTCGATGACGGCACGCCTGAGGAGCGGCCGTGGTATCCCCAGGTCCTTCGAGGGGTGCCATCAATCCCGAACGCGACGACTGCCGAGGGGATCACGCTCGATCGGCTCGACCGGCGTCGAGGGCTGCTGCAGCAGTTCGAGGGGCAACTCCGGCACAATCAGATGCAGGTATCCTATGATCAGTACGACCGCAGCCAGCGGCGGGCGTTCGACCTGTTGACCTCGGAGCAGGCTCGACGAACCTTCGACCTCTCGGATGTCGATCCGATCCGGGTCGACCGCTACGGCCGCACCTTGTTTGGGAACAGTGCGCTGATCGCCTCAAAACTGGTCGAAGCGGGGGTGCGATTCGTCAATGTGACCTGGGATCTCTACTGGGAGCGCCTTCGGTTGCAGCACGACGGCTGGGACACGCACGGCAGGAACTTCGCGATCCTCAAGGACTACAACCTGCCGTTTTTCGATCTCGCCTTTTCGGCCCTCCTGGAGGATCTGGAGGCCCGTGGACTGCTCGATGAGACGCTGGTGGTGGTGATGAGCGAGATGGGACGCACCCCGAAAATCAACGGGAACGCCGGGCGGGATCACTGGACTTACTGTTACAGCGTCACCCTCGCCGGGGCGGGAATCCAGGGTGGCACCGTTTACGGGGCCTCCGATTCCCAGGCGGCGTTTGTGAAGGACCTCCCAGTCCGCCCGGCCGACCTCTGCGCCACGATCTATCACTGCCTTGGCATCGACCCGGAGATGACTGTCGCCGATCGAACGGGCCGGCCAGTGCCGATCGCGCAGGGCGGTCGCCCGATCACAGGGATCCTCGCCTGA